Within Primulina tabacum isolate GXHZ01 chromosome 5, ASM2559414v2, whole genome shotgun sequence, the genomic segment tattttgaaaatctttgttgTTATTTTGTTATAGGTTGAATattatttgtgatttttttaaaaaataaataaatatgccCTTTTATTTAACATATTTGTTTATTTGTATATGGAATTTGTTGTAAGGCTGTGTTGTTTGGCAAAAAACGTTATtactaaaatattataaagcgTGAAGAGGTGTTCCTCATTCTCAAATTAGGGTTTTGAGACAAGCCCTAGCTCCAGCCGCGCCCCGCCACCTGCCTTTCCTCCTATATATACATGCTTGGATCCCTTTTTTCTAAACATCTTCTTGTGTTTTCTCTTGAAAGAATTGTTTTTGCGTCGATTACTGATTACGGGCGGTCCCGAGTTGATCCATGGGCGTTACGTATGAGCCGACGCTAAATTATCCTCCACCGCTTCTGGGTTTCCATTAAATCCTCTTTTTTTCAAATCTAGAGGAGATTTACTGTATCAGAAGCggtgaaaatataattttttgttatttgatGTTGTGGCATAGAGATGGAAGTGATGAATATTTCCCCAGATGATTCGACGCTGAAATTACTGAGCGCTATTTTCGAGTTTTTCTTCCTTTCTGGGAGAAAATTCAAGCCAGATTTCTGATCCATCTCTGCTTTTTATTAAGCATTGCATTTTTTTCGATGATGTTGTGCTGCATTGAATTTATTGAGGGGCTATTTCGATTTTTATTCGTTTTCTGGGAGAAGTTCCAAGTTTGATTCGTTGCctcttcaattcttggtaatTGCTGAAAACCCTCCAAAGATTTCACCAGATGAATCTAAGCTGAAATTATACGACTTGATTCGATCTTGGATTAAGAATAAAGACTTTATACATCGATTTATTTGtgtttacatatatatatgtaaaatatttttttttaaaaagaagttCAATGTTTGAGATGGAAGTGATGAATATTTCCCCAGATGAGTTCGAAGCTGAAATTACTGAGCGCTCTTATGTTTTTTCTTCCTTTTGGGGGAAAATCCAAGCCAGATATTCTGATCCATCTTCTATtttgatttaatatttattctttgaattttttgataGAAAGATTGATTAGAAGGGCTTCTGCTattggaatttttttatttgtatcaCTGGCATTTGCGAATAATATCCCTCGTTTGTAAATATTGGTTTGGTGGTATCTTTTGTTTAAACTGAGGGAAATGTCTGGAAAATGACTTTTTTCTCCAGAGatttaattttatgatgaaTTCTGGAATGGTGATATTTTTCTATTTGCACGAGTACtttggtttttaaccaatttTGATCCTCAGAATTTTCGATTATTCAAGATTGGATTATTGGCGAGGCGACGGTGACTTGGACATTATTCCAGTGTAGTACTGTAGTGTCTTCAATGCGTTGATCCCCTGAAATTGGATAAAAAAAATCGAAGGAGATGATATGGACTCTTGGACTGTGATCCAAATTCCTTTTGAAATTCCAACGATTATTGTCAACTTTTGTAATGTGATTTGTGATGTTAAATTTTCAGAGATTATATTTTTCAGAATAAGGTATTAATCGATTTTAGTTATTGATCCCAAAAAGAAAATCACTTAACATGAAAACATTCTAAAGCCttgaaatttttgagagatGGAGTTGAGTTTATGATGGGATTGAGTATTTATTCTTATgagttaaaaacaaaaaataatctatattatttattaagtttgagacatttaaagtAACTAATTTTGATGTTATGATTCGTAAGCCTGTTTCCAACTAGTTATAATTGATTTGATTAGATTTGTATTCCACGTGTTTGCACTAACATACCTTTTGCATTAGCAATTAGTattaacaaaaattattttcctgCATCTTATTATAATTCGATATGCAATTACATAAAATCTTTTTGTAACTACATCTCCACTGAACAGCCAATTTCCACCTATCAATGGACCTTCTTGTCTTAACAGAAATTTCAGCTTGCCACAAAGTTCGTCTCTCTTCACATTATTTCCCTCCAAGATACACCAGATTTCATCATATAAAGCAGCCGATGACTCTATATTTTCGGACAACTtattataattttgaatttcCTCGATAATACAAAGCAGAAGCTCGTCTTCTTCAATTGAAGTGGCATAACCACGTAACAGCAAGCGGCATTTCTCTGCTATCCATTTTGCAACAGCAACCTCATTTTCCGCTGAAATTTGAAAACCTGAACAAATGATGCTTTTAATTGATCTGCGTTTACTACGAGGGGTAACCCACAAACGAGCAGTCAAGAGTAGCGCAAAGGACAGTTTTCCATCTTGAGAAATGTAAAGTGATTCTCTTGGCCATTTATAGAGGGAGTACATTTCAGGTTCTAAGGGGATAAAAGCTTTGTCGTTTGGGTTTTTATTCAGAAGGAATCCATAGTGTTCAAGAAGCTCCAAATTTGTATACGTGCCATAGCTTAGAAGAATCTGCAGGCGAGAAAAAGAAGTTACAAATTGAAGTTATGCTCATCCCACGAACAATTATGTTCTGAATTCATGTCATACAAACGCACATGTTTGTTCGAGTTTCCATGCTGAAAATATCATTGCAAACTCTCTTTTAAAATGAATCAGTCGATGAGCAAATCGTCATTACTCTAAGATACTCATCTTGTAAAATTCTCCAAACTATTTTAACAATAGCATTCTTGAAATCTAACGTTGATTCAAATTCCATGAAAATGGTCACGTCACTTCATTTTTTAATGGGTGCACCTGAACACAGTTTCTTAAGGCATGACCACAAACATATTCTGAAGTCTAAAGATGTTGAAAAAAAACTCCTAAATTATAATTGAAAATATCACAGAAACAAAATATCTACAGGCTATGCATGTCGAACATAGTTCTTATAGTCAAGGTTCCAAAAAACAGATCAAGCTCCAAGTTTCACAAGTTTAAACAAGTTTAGTACGAGATTAAGCGTGAAAAACCTTTCaagtttttattatatttttaattatatcaggtcaattaatatattaaataacacataaacatacaaattttaaaaataaatgcataaatTTTCAAGTTATAAAAAACACaagtttcaaaataacaaatttaTGGAGTAAAGCTTTTAACCATCGATTTTGGGTCAAGCAATCTCTTGTCCAAAGAAAGGAAGGATTCGAGACATTTTATTTCGCACCCTTTAAGCTTTTtgtgtttaaattttttatattattaaaaatttattatttaaataaaattcttttaaattttattaaaaatgatttaaattttatcttaaaaAATCACGTTTTCACgctttttcatgtttttatacACTTAATATGGTCAACAAAAGGTCTAACGGCTTTTTCATGCTTTTGCCCAAAGCTAGCTTTTGCTCACGCTTCGCTCTTAATCGCGTTTAAGCCGCGTTTTTTCATGGTTTTTATATGATATGTGGTAACTGAGTTATAATTTTAAATCTCACGCTAAAATCAATGCAGATACGTGCAATACCTGATCTCCTCTCGCATAGTCTGTTCTAGAGTAAAAGCAGTAACTAGAAGCTGCTTCACTGTAACCAGCATCTATCAACCTATCTTGGTTTTCTTCAATCAGCTCTTGAGTTGGAAAGGCAGTTATGTCTCCTTCACAGGAAGATATAGTGTATGAAAAAGAGCCACTCCCACAAGTACTTGAATTTCCTGAATGATCAAATTCTTCTCCAGGTGGAGTGTAATTAAAGAAATCTCCCACAGGGCATAAGCACCCCGCAGTATTCCAAGGTATATGCATAGTCCGTGATGATATCTTCAAAAAGAGCATCATAGAATTTCAGATTAGCACTTCACCAGACTAATAAGGTCACACTTGATGCAAGTATACTACAGACACCAATCCACCATATCTTTTACTGAAAATATTGAATGAAGATGATAAGGGTGTCTTAAACAATTTATGGAAGTGAAGAAATGGGTAAAAAAAAGTCTACAAGAACCAATTGATAAAAAAACTCACAGTCGCAGAGGCCCACAGCCACGCCTCAAAGGTCACAGTCTGAGGCTTGAGATGCAATTCACTCATAATGGGACTAGCTTCTTCCCACTCCATTTTACATTTGTGAACAGCCTTCTCTGTGGTCCAGATGGCATCATCTATCTAGAagtcattatattatatttgcatAAATACATTTCATCTGATATTCTGATGTTAAATCACCATATTTAAACAGATTCATAAATAAAGTACATGTTAATACTGACAAAAACTGTATCAAACCGCAAACTTACCTGTAAAGCTTCTACCTCAAACTGTTTAAAATTAAAGAGCAAGTCATAACTTCGTGGTAGCTGTGTTATGTAAGGGTACCACCAAGAACTCCTTCCCTTGCTCACTTCATGCAATAAAGCAATGGACAATATCTAAACCATGTAAAAATTATAACCAGCATCCAATCATTTGTCAATGTAAGTCGATTAGTGTTAGATGCAAACATTAAGCATGAGTTCATAAATTAACATAGCTCAATTTTGCTGTGCAAGTAAATTTTTTCAGGGCAGGAAAGATGAATAGACAATGACAAGTGAAGAAATGgacaaaaaatatttgaataggATGGACTAAATTCCTCGTTTTAAGCCGTGGAGAGCTTTCCTAAAAATTTTTGCTACTTTTTCCCCATCCATCTTTCTTGCTCCAATTGTACTTGTAAAACACCATTCTTCACTCCATTTTCCGGTCAATCCATAATTATAATTTCTTCAGACTCGGTAATCTTGAAAATAAATACTCCATTTCTGATAAGTGAAGTATGCTTCGATCAAAACTCCATAAAATAGTACATCAGAAAGAAAACCAATACTTATGTCGAGTGTATAAACTTGAAATTATAGTTCTTTGTTTCAGCCAAAAATGAATGGCCACTTTGGACACAAAAGCACTTGATGTTAGAAGGGGCATCATTTCCTTAAAAAAAAGATGGGGCCATATTCATGCAGGGtgttttaaatgcttttctggGAAAAAAATTACATCTTGTGTTGATAGAGTAGTGATTATAAGCTTTCAAAAAGAGAAGTTGATGCACAAGAcaaaaaatcacatttttaaGTGATTACTTCAACatccaaatacctctgaaaaCAAGTGAGGTTTTCTTAAGACACACCTTTTCCCCAaatgcttttatatatacaaTACCTCTCAAAGTTTGCACAACAGCAAGATTTCAAATAATCTAAAACTAAGAATATTAGATTCATCGTCTCAATGTACTCAAATAACACTAACACCATCTAAATAAAAACTGCACATTGGAGTTTCACAAACGGAGtaattcatgaacatatacGATAGCAAGCCAACGTATACGATAGCAAACCCCTAACAACCAGATCCCCTCAAACAATAATAAgaataaataatacataaatttaaGAATAGGACACTTACCTGAGTAGAAGAAAGTAATGGGTATTTGTCCAGAGAAGCAGATAAGTTGTATTCTTTGCTAATTAAAGCATCAGAAGTCAACAACGCAGCCTTCGGAACTCTCAGAACCAACTCGCCTTTCTTTATATCACGTACCGCAGCGAAACCCCTCCTGCATAATCAAAATGTTACTCTAAATTTACATCAAGTTACATGGATAATGATTTCTGATTCAGGATTGAACCATTGATACAGAAACCATAGCTGAGTAGAGTTTTCTACCCGCCGGCTTGTGGGAAGTGGGAAACGGAGAGAGAATGGCCGAGGCAAGAGGGAGAAGGGGAATGGGGGTCGGGTGAATCGGAGATCCCAAGCGATGCAGCCCACTCCAAAAAGCTCTTGAGATTTGCTTCGTTTTCTTCTTCCATGTCCCCCAGGTTTCTGATTCCCTCCGGTGTAACTTTGGAattagaataatttattttatttattcctTTTTTAGGTGAAAGAAATTTGTCAATAattgatcttttttttttacgatTCAATAATTGAtcctaaatttagaatttattgttattatttttaagtaaaaatttgtatgagacggtcttacagatattattttgttagacggatcttttatttgggtcatccataaaaaaatatcacttcttatgctaagagtattattttttattgtgaatatcgatagggttgacccgtctcatagtttttgtgagatcgtctcaaaaAAAACTACTCTTATTTTTTACAATAGTaaacttagaattttatttatatgacCCTAGTAATTgacaatttatttattaatagaCCTCCATTTGGAGGGTGAGTTAGATTACTTCAAAATTGAACTCACGTGTCTgagtaattaataaaatattgtctAAAAAGCTCGCTTAAGCTTTAAGCTCGACAAAAACGTCCCGCTTCGAAGAAAAGCGAAAAAAAATGGTTAAACTGTAGTTTGACCGAATTAAGCGTATTTAAGACGTTTAATTAAGAATACTTAAGTACAATTAATCAcatctatttttttatatatatatttttattttgaagttatgtatttttattttaaaataataaattagttttataatttagatgtttatttttaattttaattatgattaaacatatctgataatgatttgacaaatatttagTATTTTTTAATATGGTCTAATTGCACAAACAAAtaaagattgtaattttgagatttttatgcttttataaatacgagaattaatgcatcagacttaaatttatcatatttatatattattttatctatttattggtttgcgataattacaattaaaatcaaaataaaaaacgtTTTTTCACGTTTAAACTTGTGCTAAAATCGCTTAAGCTTGAAACTCGACATCTGCGCTTCGGGGCGCTTCACGCTTTTAGAACCTTGATAATAATCATTGAATTTTTAATATGAGCACTAACTTTTCGtgattttcttattattaaaacaAATGATCATTGAAACTGAAATAATTTATTACATTACTTAATATCGATTAGCTTAAAATATTATGTAAAGAGCATaaaaaattcatgttttaaataaaaataattaatccaAGTTGTTTTAGTGTATGACTTAAttaagttcaaattatttttttttataaaatgattTGATTAGCTCGAGCTTATTATGTATCTATCTTCTATGTTTTTCTTCACCGTTGGATGAGTTGtcgaaattttcaagtacgCTTGAGATGTGTTTGGTTGGGTGTATTAAACAAGGTTAGATAAATAATCAAACATTTATCTAatgtttggttaaaattttaagatacTTTAACAATCACTTTGACCCGGTTTAAGACCCATTTTTATGGATAATTAGTTGATTATTAATCTAACAAAACAAGTGGGATATACTATCAACACTAATCAAATTACATTTTTATCATCTTATTTCTTATTCCATGTCAACACTCATCATTTTATACCAtgtcaaatattattttgtcgTTTATTAAAAATACACAATCTAcaaatatatttctaataaatataacaataaaattaatattcaaaatattattactattttaattattaattaaatgcatatttacaaattaattttaataatcataaattatatttataaatatttaattatctatcaaattattttaagaatatttataaatattttaaaaaaaataataatattataattatcactaaactttatttaacagtaacattcaaaaaatattattgttattttaattattaaagtaaatgcatatttacaaatttatttctaataaatatatttaaatttattttaataaatataaattataattataagtatttaattatatatccaattattttaagaatatatatttaattatcacTTGGGGCATTTTGATCATTActataaaatttacaaaattaatccatcattttaaaattataccAAACACCATACTATTAATCTATAtctctcattttttaatcactttAATTACTAATAATTTACTTATCTCATCACACATGTCAAACGGAGCCTTAGTTGTCCAACTTTAATtttaaagggaaaaaaaaaaacaaaagaaaaaaatattgttcTTAGATGTCATTGCTCTTAATAAGAAAAAAGGAGTCATGGTGGGAGGCAGGGATGGTGGAGTAAGCATTTGACTGATGACCATATGTTGGATTTTTCTTATCAATATTTCTCGTCACACATAACTTATTCAGTATGATTACTGAGTTAGTGTGGTTTGCATTACGACGTTATCATGATGGTTTATAGGTGGAGTTCTTGGATGCTTGAACAATAGCTATTAACTTTTTGATTTCTCCTGCTAAGAGTTCGCTTAGTGTATACCGAAAAATATGACGGTGAGTTACTACgttatcaaaaattaaaatttgatgaCATTGCTCTTAGAAAAAGAAATTGCTCcaaagttaattttttttaaaataaatttaaaatctttttgGGATTTCACTTGTGTGgagttaaaagaaaaataaaggaTCGCAAAAAGCTCGGAGAAGAAGATATTCATTTCAACAACATAATTCTTGTGTACAGTAATTCTCTATTTATAAACAACTACATCAAATATAATATCGACAGGTGTTAAAGGATTTGTTATGTTGAAACAAATCTGACTATAGATGCTTGTTGAAGAATACTCATCCTAATGGGCTGAGCACATTTTCTCTTGAGTCTCTTTGGGCTCTCATGTTCTCTATCAGATTTGACTTAGTATGGGCCAAACGATTTATGAGAAATTAATACGACGGTAAGGAAGGTATATTCCCAAAATGAAAGAAGCACGTGTGCATAATAAAGTTTCACCGGTGTGTCTGTGTTCGCATTCCACTGCACCATTTTGCTCGGATGTTTGTGGATGAGACTTCTGATTTAAATTTAAGTAAATAAATCCTCTGTCCTCCTCTTAGTGTTtctatttgtgatttcaggtgTGCGAAACCACCTCATTTACCACCGGCAGCAGCTCACCTTTCCATCCATAAACACCAATTCCATTTCTAAGTGAGCATCAAACATAAGTTAATCATGTAATGAATTTTtggataaaattaaaaaaaaaaaattgtcgtGAGTAATTTATACATATAGTAAATAAATAGAAGTTTATGGTTGTCCAAATCATCTGTATTTGAAATAATTCACTTAATAAATtgcaaaatgatatttttaaaaaaatgtatcacgtgaaaacaaaaataaatgtcACATTTTGTAgatgtttttttaaattattatttcgtAAGAACATGCTTTTATATATTGCAATATATCATTGTTTTTGTTCAAATTTCTTCCCTCTCCAAAATAATTTTCTTCTCTTAAGAGTATATCATAATATGAGtatgtctcttatgagacggtctcacgaatttttatctgtgagacgagtcaaccctaccgatattcacaataaaaaagtaatactcttagcataaaaagtaatattttttcatagatgatctAAATAAAacattcgtctcacaaaataagatccgtgagatcgtctcacacaaatttgtctcataatatatataaatatatagacGTAGATAGTTGGATCTGAGACATCAATGATTTAGCCAACAATTGCGCATTAAGGGCATACGCAATCGGTGGAACATCGGTCAACCTTCAATATTTGAAGAcatacacacatacacacacaaaaataattttgaagtaTGATTAATTTTATCAAGAAACTTCGAGCACATGCATTGACATGCGCCACGTGCCAACAATtggatatataatattggatatATAATCATGTCATCAAACTTTATATATAAACTTCATAAATCTTTTTCTTATAATAACCTTTTAATATGTTATTAAGATCAATCTTTATTAACAAAATTGTTTCTTGGcctaaatttttgtttttttcatttCAGATTGCAATATAACTTGTCTTTAATTTTTTCAATTATGATATGACCCTATTTAAAAGataataatttcaaaactttttacaattatgatattacatcaattttaatataaatctaACTAATTATAAAAATGATTGTCTAAGCACGTAAAGCGTGTCTCGATGTATtaataatatgtaaaatatCCCCATATAGTTTTATGCACATTGAATTCGTGTCATTACGCTAGTAATTCTATGGATATGGTCGGTATGTTTTTATTGGAattgattaaaataaaattaaaataaacaacatTCACAAGCCGGGATCCACCACTCCCGAACCTATAAATTGCGTGTTTGTAAACCGAGCCACTTAAATCTGAAACGTGTACACCGCACCACTAGGAATTTCATGGTGATAAGGTTATCTTTCACCCATTGGGTGATTAGATTGCACGTGTAATCCACACGCTCGGGGACTCAAACCTACGCGCTCCATTCGGTAATGCCTACACGTTGAATAGCGGATCTAGCATCATATTTTAGGGTTGATTCCATCCTATGTATAAGGGTACTATCCCCATGATAGAATTAAGTACTCAAATTTAACCACACATACATGAagtccactaatttttttaaaatcacatatgtATGTGAATTTTGTCCATCCAAATCATGTGAGACAATAGCACAGAAGCTATCCTATTTCATTACGTTGTTTTAAATCGATCATTGAATATGACTAGGATATGTTTGGTTCGAATTTTTttacatatatttaaaattttaaaattgtgatatttttatcaaaatttctGACACACATTTTTACAAAGTTAAGTATCATGTTTCTCAATAAAGGAATATCCCGAATCTAGGGAATTAAACTAAACGAGTCACTATGTAATACGGGCACCATTCGTAAAGTCCCTTCCCTTTAACCTGCTTGCATTAATTTTGATTTGTATTATTTACAAAGATTCCCACTAACGAGTAACGATGACTTCAATAACGGCCACAGAAATGAAAAAAACAAAGGACCCATGATGCattaaataacaaaataaaatgtgaAAAAACTTCCAGAAAAAAAAGGTGAAAAAAAACTACAGCTGAGCATAAAAGGAGAACTAAATGACAACTTGCAGGTTCGTTTAATTTCCGGAAGAGTGTAGAGCATCTGTGTGTGGTGCAAGAGAGTGATGTATTTGGTTTGCcattgtttattttctttcgAGTGACGTTGATTCCTAAGAATTCAACTAAAGGTTGGTTTTCTttgttaaatgtttatttttttaacaaatatgTTGCTTTCCATCTATCCGCTGCTTATTTGGTTGGTGTTATAAAAAAGTATGGATCTTTGCTATATGAAGACTCAAGATAGCCTCAACTTTGGTGGCAGCAAAAGGTTGAGGTTATTTTAATCGTGTCGGGTTGAACCCATCATTCAAATAATAATGGTGCAAAGTTACGGTGAGTTTATTTAAGTTGAACAGGTTCTTGAAGGGCAATGATTTCTCTCTTTGTGCCTTTCATAGGTTTTGGTTATTTTTTGTGGAACATCAATGTGTTTGCACCACTAATCTTGTGTCATTTGTGGTTTCCCAATATTGCAGAAGCCTTTAGAGTGGTTCTGTTGCTGTGCAAGAACTAAGGCCCTACTTGAATTTTGAGTTGTTTTTTTTGCTCGGTTGGATTTTACATTCTTTTCATTCAAAAGTAAAGTGGGAATTGGTTCAAAGTTGAAAGTTTGTTGAAAGTTTGTGGTTGTTTGCCAGTTTTATCACTCAAGGAGATAAGATTAAGGATTCAAGGACAAGATCTTTGTATTGTTTAGTCCACCGAGAATCATAGGTACATAATGTctgttgttttgttttgggtGGTTTCTCCCGCTTCTGATATCTCAAGCGGCACTGGATTCTTGGAGCCTGTCCGAGAACGAAATCGAATTCTTGATTCATTTAGGGCCTTTTCTCCGTGTAGAAATTTGATCGGGAATGGCAGGCTCGATAAGGGACAAAAGAATAGGCGGAGCTTTAGCTATACAAATACTGGTTTTAGGTATTCATGCCTGGGGAATTACGATTTAGGGAATGAAAATAGACTCTCCGTGGCATCGAGTATGGTGGCTAGTCCAGCAGGAGGTATCAGCTTATCATCTGAGCAAAAGGTTTATGATGTGGTTTTGAAACAGGCGGCATTGGTTAAGAGACAGCTGAAGTCAACTGAGAACATTGAGGTGAAACCAGATATTGTTCTTCCAGGATCTCTTAGCATATTGAGTGAAGCTTATGATCGATGTGGAGAAGTGTGTGCTGAGTATGCCAAGACGTTTTATTTGGGTTAGTAGTTGTAATTAAGTGTCTGGTTagcaaaaatttaattatcactTGGAAAAATAAAAGTCGTTTTTGATCTTTTTGGGGTTTTTTTTCCAGGAACCATGCTCATGACTCCTGAAAGGAGAAAAGCAATCTGGGCAATATATGGTAGCGTTTTATTGTCTCATAAATCTTATTTTCTATAACAAAGTATTGAAAGATATTCTGATCTTAGTTCGCAAAGTGCTACCTTTTAACAGCATTTGATATATCTATTTCTCGAACTTCATGAATCAAGAAAATCTTGCAATCAAATCGTGCTTTAAATTCAATAAACTACTATTCATTACTTTCACCTTGTAAGAATTGATTCTTCTAATTTTTGTGTGTTTTAAGTATTCATTCTCAGCTCTCCAACCGAAATAAGCTTTTCAAAGAATGCCTCTCGTGGTTGAGTTAATGCTAAACTAGGTTGTTAAATTGTTATTGTCCAGACCAACAAGTCTTGAAGGCATTTTAGATAAAATGATTGTATTATTTTTAGATGTCTGATGTCTTCAAATCCttattctaaaaaaataaataaagaaaaacagAGACTGAGCTTGATCAgctgaaattttgttattatattaatgTCGTTGGTTGATTTCTTTGAATAGATTGGGTGTCAAATTGAAATAGTTTAGTGAGCATACTTGAAGAATGTTTGAAGCATCTTAGTTGTGCTAAGATATATAAGTGTGTTGTGCCTGTTGGATACGTTTTTTACAAGTTTTTCCTGTGAGATTCTTGTGATTGTGTGATAATGGACGGTCTTCAATGGTTAAATTTACGAGTAAAAGCCAACTCGGGATGCATGttcttttaaattaaaaaaaaatgaatttgaTTTCTGAAGAGTAATCTGGTATAAATGTTATGAGTAACAACCTGAAATTttatttcaacttcaaaccgAATTGCTTAGAGAAAGAAAAGGAAATCATAATCTAGAGTAATAAGGTTTAATGGTGCAAAACTCACTATTCTTTTATCAATATTCCTCTGAACAGTTTGGTGTAGGAGGACAGATGAACTTGTTGACGGGCCAAATGCATCACATATAACTCCTACAGCCTTAGATAGGTGGGAGTCGAGGTTGGACGATATCTTTAGAGGGCGTCCATTTGACATGCTTGATGCTGCTTTATCTGATACCATTTCCAAGTTTCCTGTCGACATTCAGGTTAacactcaaaaaaaaaataatccaaaatttGCAAACATGAGGGAGAGGCATTAGTTGATAGCATAAGTAAAAGCTTGTTTTCCATTTTTCTTTAATGTCAAAGctatttaaaatcaaattattgTGTTAGACCAGTTTTTTTGCGTAATTTGTGTGCTTTGCATAAGGGAAGTTCAAAGTGCATGAATAAATGTATCATTTTGATATAAACATGGGGGAGGCGCAAAAATACAATGTCTATTGTAAACTAAACTGAAGCTCAGCAGATTTAACTGTATCTTTTCAAGAAATTGACAACCAGTGACAATTGTCTGTATTCATCCTTCAATTACTA encodes:
- the LOC142546558 gene encoding LOW QUALITY PROTEIN: protein SET DOMAIN GROUP 40 (The sequence of the model RefSeq protein was modified relative to this genomic sequence to represent the inferred CDS: inserted 1 base in 1 codon), whose product is MEEENEANLKSFLEWAASLGISDSPDPHSPSPSCLGHSLSVSHFPQAGGRGFAAVRDIKKGELVLRVPKAALLTSDALISKEYNLSASLDKYPLLSSTQILSIALLHEVSKGRSSWWYPYITQLPRSYDLLFNFKQFEVEALQIDDAIWTTEKAVHKCKMEWEEASPIMSELHLKPQTVTFEAWLWASATISSRTMHIPWNTAGCLCPVGDFFNYTPPGEEFDHSGNSSTCGSGSFSYTISSCEGDITAFPTQELIEENQDRLIDAGYSEAASSYCFYSRTDYARGDQILLSYGTYTNLELLEHYGFLLNKNPNDKAFIPLEPEMYSLYKWPRESLYISQDGKLSFALLLTARLWVTPRSKRRSIKSIICSGFQISAENEVAVAKWIAEKCRLLLRGYATSIEEDELLLCIIEEIQNYNKLSENIESSAALYDEIWCILEGNNVKRDELCGKXEISVKTRRSIDRWKLAVQWRCSYKKILCNCISNYNKMQENNFC
- the LOC142546559 gene encoding phytoene synthase 2, chloroplastic, with protein sequence MSVVLFWVVSPASDISSGTGFLEPVRERNRILDSFRAFSPCRNLIGNGRLDKGQKNRRSFSYTNTGFRYSCLGNYDLGNENRLSVASSMVASPAGGISLSSEQKVYDVVLKQAALVKRQLKSTENIEVKPDIVLPGSLSILSEAYDRCGEVCAEYAKTFYLGTMLMTPERRKAIWAIYVWCRRTDELVDGPNASHITPTALDRWESRLDDIFRGRPFDMLDAALSDTISKFPVDIQPFRDMIEGMRMDLRKSRYANFDELYLYCYYVAGTVGLMSVPVMGIAPESQATTESVYNAALALGLANQLTNILRDVGEDARRGRVYLPQDELAQAGLSDEDIVIGEVTDKWRTFMKKQIARARKLFDDAEKGVTELSSASRWPVWASLLLYRQILDEIEANDYNSFTRRAYVSKPKKIIALPIAYAKSLVPPSSRTSTPLVKA